The Raphanus sativus cultivar WK10039 unplaced genomic scaffold, ASM80110v3 Scaffold1514, whole genome shotgun sequence genomic sequence AAAAACACACCTTCATGGTTCTTGTGGTTGTATAGTTTCCGTGATACTATTCAAATATGATTCCATGTCAATTGACTTTCGTCTTGTAATGCATAAGAAAGGTGGCTATTGGACTTTTAGATTGGTTCACACCATATAAGCTTACCACTCGAGAAAACGATCATGACCGCCCTGCTGTGATATTAGGGACTGTATGCGATTTAGTACAACATTTATTTTTCCAAATACTGTATAGGGTTCTTTGTCTATGCAATTTTCTTCAAAAACGTTAAGAGCGAGAGGCAAATATTTCGTTCAGTTTTGTCCAAGACAGGCCCTAAAAACCGATGCATggagaaataaaataaagattactTATAAAACACGTTACCCAATAAAAAggagttttattaaatttgatctTCTCTTATTGCTTGGATACAAGAAAGCTGCATTAACACTCATTAAATAGCAGCATCCAAGAAAACCTTACTACCTTCACTAAACGGCCTTTGATTGTCACAGTCAACATTACTTCCAGGATCAACACCGAACAAGCCACAATACCTTGTATAAAACGATATCCGATCTTGGACCTGTGCGACATTGCGACCAGCACACTCTAATCCACCGTTAATGATATTCGTAATCACTCCATAACCTGGTAATCGCCCCGCTGAAATGTCGGCGGCCGACGGCTGCCACTGGTCGGTGATCACGTCGTGGCACGATGGTTTAGGAGCCTGAGGAGTCATCCAGAACCAAATTGCGGTTTCGAAAGCGATCACTGGGTCGTTGGATGCAATATCTGGCCTGTGTAGTAAGTCGAGTCCAAGGTCTCTCCCGCACTGTCCATAATTGTAGTTCCAAGATAGCATGATCGGTCCTCTTCCGTAGTAAAAGTGGCCAGGTGCGCATGGCCACTGGAAGTTGTTGCTATCACAGTAGGGGTTGCTTTTGTAAATTTCGTCCTTGAAACAGTATCCCCATGTATTTGCTCCGTCTGGTGCACTCGGCCACCCACCTTCAACATGTAACCGTACTTCTCATTAGTATCACTTAATATAAGATTTTAGGGGCTGTAGACGATTTAGTAAACGTTCAACAAATTTTTTCTTACAGAAATTTGACGAATATACATCTATGAATTTTTCATCAAATTTTTAGCTATAGACGAATGTTTCTTAAATTAGTGATATTTCAGAAATGTTCCCTTTGATAttaaacagattaaaataattaaaaatgggTTTTCTGTTGAAATTGGGACAGGATAGCAcgaaattttatattgttttgtttggttgTGCGTTACGatagtatataattttcatataaatttgaaaactttctattattttgaaaaaaaaatattttgtttgcgtttggtgtttttttttttttttgcggtttatcaaaacaaaattattttatataaacaaaaagaaatgtgTTTTTGTATTTAAGAAACAAGTTATTAGTATTCTCAATGGTTTTTCaactaaatttaaaacttgtgtttgaagaaaaataataatatcgaAACCGAAGTGTAGTGATCATTACCAGTGGTTTCGTGGGAAGTCTGGCCGAAAAAGGCTGCGATCTCCTTCTTCCTTGTGGCATGGTCTCCGGTGTTTCCGAAACTAGGGAAAAACTTAGCGGCGGTGATGAAGGCGTCGTAAGTGAAGAACCCTCTAGCAGGACAAGCAATATCGTTCATGTGCAAAAGCATTTTATAGAACTGATCTCTTGAAATGATGTCCGAAAGATCCCCGTGGGGACCAGGGGGAGTGGAGCTAGGAGGGGTGGGACTAGGAGGAGTGGGAGTGGGAGGAGCGGGAGTTGGAGTGCACTGGCTTTGGCAACCTTGCCCACAGTA encodes the following:
- the LOC130504348 gene encoding endochitinase CH25-like; translation: MKTYLLLFLISSLLLSFSSGEQCGKQAGGALCPNGLCCSEFGWCGDTPPYCGQGCQSQCTPTPAPPTPTPPSPTPPSSTPPGPHGDLSDIISRDQFYKMLLHMNDIACPARGFFTYDAFITAAKFFPSFGNTGDHATRKKEIAAFFGQTSHETTGGWPSAPDGANTWGYCFKDEIYKSNPYCDSNNFQWPCAPGHFYYGRGPIMLSWNYNYGQCGRDLGLDLLHRPDIASNDPVIAFETAIWFWMTPQAPKPSCHDVITDQWQPSAADISAGRLPGYGVITNIINGGLECAGRNVAQVQDRISFYTRYCGLFGVDPGSNVDCDNQRPFSEGSKVFLDAAI